One region of Pan paniscus chromosome 5, NHGRI_mPanPan1-v2.0_pri, whole genome shotgun sequence genomic DNA includes:
- the LOC100988278 gene encoding vacuolar protein sorting-associated protein 26C-like, which yields MGTALDIKIKRANKVYHAGYTLRCDMKRSLLAKDLTKTCEFIVHSAPQKGKFTPSPVDFTITPETLQNVKERALLPKFLLRGHLNSTNCVITQPLTGELVVESSEAAIRSVELQLVRVETCGCAEGYARDATEIQNIQIADGDVCRGLSVPIYMVFPRLFTCPTLETTNFKVEFEVNIVVLLHPDHLITENFPLKLCRI from the coding sequence ATGGGGACCGCCCTGGACATCAAGATTAAAAGAGCGAATAAAGTTTATCACGCCGGGTATACACTGCGCTGTGACATGAAGCGGTCTCTGTTGGCCAAGGACTTGACAAAGACCTGTGAATTTATCGTTCACTCCGCTCCTCAGAAGGGGAAGTTTACTCCCAGTCCCGTGGACTTCACGATTACACCTGAAACCTTACAGAACGTCAAAGAGAGAGCTTTGCTTCCCAAGTTTCTCCTTCGAGGACATCTCAACTCAACAAACTGTGTCATCACACAGCCGCTAACGGGAGAGCTGGTGGTGGAGAGCTCGGAAGCCGCCATCAGAAGCGTGGAGCTGCAGCTGGTGCGCGTGGAGACATGCGGGTGTGCAGAAGGCTATGCCCGCGACGCCACGGAGATTCAGAACATTCAGATCGCCGACGGGGATGTGTGCAGGGGCCTCTCTGTCCCCATCTACATGGTCTTCCCTAGGCTGTTCACCTGCCCTACACTGGAGACCACCAACTTCAAAGTGGAATTTGAGGTTAACATCGTGGTGCTTCTTCACCCTGACCACCTCATCACGGAGAACTTCCCGCTGAAGCTCTGCAGGATATAG